A genomic segment from Vicia villosa cultivar HV-30 ecotype Madison, WI unplaced genomic scaffold, Vvil1.0 ctg.000113F_1_1, whole genome shotgun sequence encodes:
- the LOC131624286 gene encoding L-type lectin-domain containing receptor kinase S.4-like — protein MQLQTHLKLILSFSFLLFLPTLSQIDQLLYPGFKNTGPKNLTLNGISEIEKNGMIRLTNETSRLMGHAFYPSPFQLKNKTTGKVFSFSSSFALAVVPEYPKLGGHGMAFTIAPTKDLKALPSQYLGLLNSSDVGNFSNHLFAVEFDTVQDFEFGDINDNHVGININSMMSNASVKAGYYNDDLVFQDLNIKGGKAILVWVDYDSLVNNVSVTLSPTSNKPKKPTLSFHLDLSMVLLDTMYVGFSASTGLLASSHYLLGWSFKINGPAPLLDLSSLPQLPQPKKKQTSLITGVSVAASVIVLGSIAFGFYLFRKIKNADVIEAWELEVGPHRYSYQELKKATKGFKEKGLLGQGGFGRVYKGTLPKSKIQVAVKRVSHESKQGLREFVSEIASIGRLRHRNLVQLLGWCRRRGDLLLVYDFMANGSLDKYLFEDSEFVLSWEQRFKIIKGVASGLLYLHEGYEQVVIHRDVKASNVLLDFELNGRLGDFGLARLYEHGANPGTTRVVGTLGYLAPELPRTGRATTSSDVFAFGALLLEVACGRRPIEPKAIQEELVLVDWVWERFKEGRALEVVDPKLNGNFIESELLMVLKLGLICSNDVPTIRPNMRQVVSILDGEVELPNEMRKPGGIDSQEGFDEFLHSLGTTSFDKTNSSSYVGNRDMNTSFISFGNSP, from the coding sequence ATGCAACTTCAAACCCATCTCAAACTCATCCTATCATTTTCATTCCTCCTCTTTCTCCCAACCCTCTCCCAAATTGACCAGCTCCTATATCCAGGCTTCAAGAACACTGGTCCTAAAAATCTCACCTTGAATGGaatatcagagattgaaaaaaaTGGAATGATAAGACTAACAAATGAAACAAGCAGATTAATGGGTCATGCTTTCTACCCTTCACCTTTCCAACTAAAGAACAAAACAACCGGTAAAGTTTTCTCCTTTTCTTCATCTTTTGCTCTTGCTGTTGTTCCTGAGTATCCCAAACTAGGTGGCCATGGCATGGCTTTCACGATAGCACCTACAAAGGATCTCAAAGCTTTGCCTAGTCAGTATCTTGGTCTTCTCAATTCAAGTGATGTTGGTAATTTCTCTAACCATCTTTTTGCTGTTGAGTTTGACACTGTTCAGGATTTTGAGTTTGGTGATATTAATGATAACCATGTTGGGATTAACATCAATAGTATGATGTCAAATGCTTCTGTTAAGGCTGGTTATTACAATGATGATTTGGTTTTTCAAGATCTTAATATTAAAGGTGGAAAAGCTATTCTAGTTTGGGTTGATTATGATTCTTTGGTGAATAATGTTAGTGTTACACTTTCTCCAACttctaacaaacctaaaaaaCCTACCTTGTCTTTTCATTTGGATCTTTCAATGGTTCTTCTTGATACTATGTATGTTGGTTTCTCTGCTTCTACTGGTTTACTTGCTAGCTCTCATTATCTTTTGGGTTGGAGTTTCAAAATCAATGGACCAGCACCTTTGCTTGATCTGTCTTCACTGCCACAGCTTCCACAGCCAAAGAAGAAACAAACTTCTTTGATAACCGGTGTTTCGGTTGCGGCTTCTGTTATTGTATTGGGTTCTATAGCCTTTGGTTTTTACCTTTTCAGAAAAATCAAGAATGCTGATGTTATAGAAGCATGGGAGCTTGAAGTTGGGCCTCATAGATACTCTTATCAAGAGCTTAAGAAAGCTACAAAAGGTTTCAAGGAGAAAGGGTTACTTGGGCAGGGTGGTTTTGGCAGAGTTTACAAAGGGACGTTGCCGAAATCGAAGATTCAAGTGGCTGTTAAGAGAGTTTCGCATGAGTCGAAACAAGGGTTGAGGGAATTTGTGTCGGAAATCGCGAGCATAGGCCGGCTTCGTCACCGGAATTTGGTTCAGTTACTCGGGTGGTGTCGTCGCAGAGGAGACCTTTTACTTGTGTACGATTTCATGGCGAATGGAAGCTTAGACAAGTACTTGTTTGAGGATTCAGAATTTGTGCTGAGTTGGGAACAAAGGTTTAAGATAATAAAGGGTGTTGCTTCAGGTCTTTTGTATCTTCATGAAGGGTATGAGCAAGTGGTAATACATAGAGATGTTAAAGCTAGTAACGTGCTGTTAGATTTTGAACTTAATGGAAGATTAGGTGATTTTGGTTTGGCAAGGTTGTATGAACATGGTGCTAATCCAGGTACAACAAGAGTGGTGGGAACATTAGGCTATTTAGCGCCGGAGTTGCCTAGAACGGGAAGAGCAACAACAAGCTCCGACGTTTTTGCATTTGGCGCGCTTTTGCTAGAGGTTGCTTGCGGAAGAAGGCCTATTGAACCAAAGGCAATACAGGAAGAATTAGTGTTGGTGGATTGGGTGTGGGAAAGGTTCAAAGAAGGAAGAGCACTTGAAGTAGTGGACCCTAAATTGAATGGTAATTTTATTGAAAGTGAGTTATTGATGGTATTGAAATTGGGATTGATATGTTCAAATGATGTTCCTACTATAAGGCCTAACATGAGGCAAGTTGTGAGCATTTTGGATGGAGAAGTTGAGTTACCAAATGAAATGAGAAAGCCAGGAGGTATTGATTCACAAGAGGGGTTTGATGAATTCTTGCATTCTCTTGGAACTACTTCATTTGATAAGACAAACTCAAGCTCCTATGTTGGAAATAGAGACATGAATACTAGTTTTATCTCTTTTGGTAATTCACCTTAA